A genomic window from Parvularcula sp. LCG005 includes:
- a CDS encoding ABA4-like family protein: MTPDELFPIVNAVPLAGWAALVFLPFWRGTQWITAIILPLLLSTAYVLLLVPGLVQAGGMAGDFTSLEGVKTLLASDGGALVGWIHYLAFDLFVGAWEARDAKRNGVPHLLLVPCLILTFMLGPTGLLLYFIIRTVRNRGLRSID, from the coding sequence ATGACGCCAGACGAATTGTTTCCGATCGTGAATGCCGTGCCGCTTGCCGGATGGGCTGCCCTCGTTTTCCTGCCGTTCTGGCGCGGCACCCAGTGGATTACGGCCATTATCCTGCCCCTCCTGCTCTCAACTGCCTACGTCCTCCTGCTCGTGCCTGGCCTTGTTCAGGCGGGCGGTATGGCAGGCGATTTCACCTCGCTCGAGGGCGTCAAAACCCTTCTGGCCAGCGATGGCGGCGCGCTCGTCGGCTGGATCCACTACCTCGCTTTCGACCTGTTCGTCGGTGCATGGGAAGCGCGTGATGCAAAACGAAACGGCGTGCCCCATCTTCTTCTCGTGCCCTGCCTGATCCTTACATTCATGCTTGGACCAACAGGCCTGCTCCTCTACTTTATCATCCGCACCGTGAGAAATCGCGGCTTGCGGTCCATTGACTGA
- a CDS encoding TetR/AcrR family transcriptional regulator, with protein sequence MAKSQNYHHGDLRNAIINAAIAILDEKGVEGLTLRQCALRAGVSHGAPSHHFGDMRGLTTALAARGFAMLTEEMTISGDVDMPAIGIAYVRFALANPGLYSVMFRADLLNPNDADLKASGGEAYGVLAAAVARQYPSDEAEEAAMRDAMWSLVHGYASLVMAGEIDMPDDVERAVISLVRALT encoded by the coding sequence GTGGCCAAGTCTCAGAACTATCATCATGGCGATCTGCGCAACGCCATCATCAATGCTGCTATTGCCATTCTCGATGAAAAGGGTGTCGAAGGCCTGACGCTTCGTCAGTGTGCGTTGCGGGCGGGGGTCAGTCACGGCGCGCCGTCCCATCATTTTGGTGACATGCGCGGCCTCACCACGGCGCTGGCGGCGCGGGGATTTGCCATGCTGACAGAAGAGATGACGATTTCGGGGGATGTGGACATGCCGGCGATCGGCATCGCTTACGTCCGCTTCGCGCTGGCCAATCCCGGCCTCTACAGCGTGATGTTCCGCGCTGATCTGCTCAACCCGAATGACGCTGATCTGAAGGCCAGTGGCGGCGAGGCCTATGGGGTACTCGCCGCTGCCGTGGCGCGACAATATCCGTCCGATGAAGCGGAGGAAGCGGCGATGCGTGACGCGATGTGGTCACTGGTGCACGGCTACGCGTCCCTGGTGATGGCCGGGGAAATCGACATGCCAGACGATGTTGAGCGCGCCGTCATCAGCCTCGTCCGTGCACTGACCTGA
- the rpmE gene encoding 50S ribosomal protein L31, whose protein sequence is MKKNTHPEYHFIEVVMTDGTKFTTRSTLGEPGQTLNLDIDPTSHPAWTGGPQRLTDKGRVSKFNSKFGNFGI, encoded by the coding sequence ATGAAAAAGAACACGCATCCCGAATATCACTTCATCGAAGTCGTGATGACCGATGGGACGAAATTCACGACCCGCTCGACCCTTGGCGAGCCGGGCCAGACCCTGAACCTCGATATCGATCCGACGTCGCACCCTGCGTGGACCGGTGGCCCACAGCGCCTGACCGATAAAGGCCGCGTGTCCAAGTTCAACAGCAAGTTCGGCAATTTCGGCATCTGA
- a CDS encoding SMP-30/gluconolactonase/LRE family protein: MRFLTPFVYLIALTAIGAIAVIVWLGFSFRQFDVVEAKGKLRCTPVVGIYGAIDIAPLPGTGIAFLSTMDRRGEAPRGMLLRFDTDNPLDDSSWRDRTDGAPALLNPMGIDLYHTLLPDGRALNRLFAVNLAGPEVLLYDIDASGDLVLRERFSDPRLTSPNDVVATGPRSFYVTNDTAAGRESWRGKVDFMFGFKTGQILHYDGSSWSDVADGLAFPNGLALSDDGKTLYLAEMRAKRLVRYERDPETDVLTASRYVPLDTFPDSVSIDTDNHVLVGSIPQPLSFTAYGEGLKDQAPSQIMRVAESGLTETVFQDPGDVLSAATVGVRLKDKILIGSRAADRFLMCSGG, encoded by the coding sequence ATGCGTTTCCTGACCCCGTTTGTGTACCTGATTGCCCTGACCGCTATCGGCGCTATCGCCGTGATCGTCTGGCTCGGTTTCAGTTTCCGTCAATTCGATGTCGTGGAGGCCAAGGGCAAGCTTCGCTGTACGCCTGTGGTCGGCATTTATGGCGCGATCGACATTGCGCCGCTTCCCGGGACGGGTATTGCCTTTCTGTCGACCATGGATCGCCGGGGTGAGGCGCCGCGCGGCATGCTGCTGCGGTTTGACACGGATAATCCGCTGGACGATTCCTCCTGGCGCGACCGCACCGATGGCGCGCCTGCGCTGCTCAATCCCATGGGCATTGACCTCTACCACACTCTGCTGCCCGATGGCCGGGCGCTGAACCGTCTGTTTGCGGTCAATCTCGCCGGTCCTGAAGTGCTGCTCTACGACATCGACGCGAGCGGCGACCTGGTCCTTCGGGAGCGCTTTTCCGATCCGCGTCTGACCAGTCCTAATGATGTCGTCGCCACCGGCCCGCGCAGTTTTTATGTCACCAATGATACGGCGGCAGGACGGGAAAGCTGGCGTGGCAAGGTCGATTTCATGTTCGGCTTCAAGACCGGTCAGATCCTGCACTATGATGGGTCCAGCTGGTCCGACGTGGCCGATGGCCTGGCATTCCCGAACGGCTTGGCGCTGTCAGACGATGGCAAGACGCTGTATCTGGCCGAGATGCGGGCCAAGCGGCTTGTCCGATATGAGCGTGATCCGGAAACGGACGTCCTGACCGCATCGCGTTACGTGCCGCTCGACACGTTCCCTGACAGCGTCTCGATCGACACGGATAATCACGTTCTCGTCGGCTCGATCCCGCAGCCGCTGTCGTTCACCGCCTATGGTGAAGGGCTGAAAGACCAGGCGCCATCGCAGATTATGCGGGTGGCAGAGAGCGGACTGACCGAAACGGTCTTCCAAGACCCCGGAGATGTGCTATCCGCCGCGACAGTGGGCGTGCGGCTTAAGGACAAGATCCTGATCGGCTCGCGCGCCGCGGATCGGTTCTTGATGTGTAGCGGGGGATAA
- the thrC gene encoding threonine synthase — translation MAAQVSYSSTRGQSPELSFDDVLLTGLAPDGGLYAPDHWPTLSKAELKSLAGQPYQVIARAVISPFLDDTVSDAELGEMIDAAYGRFAHPAVAPVLQTGPADFMMELHHGPTLAFKDVAMQLLGHLFAARLKARGRQMTIVAATSGDTGGAAIDAMANRPGVNICVLHPNGRISEVQRRFMTTVEADNVLNIAVEGNFDDCQALVKAMFADVDFRDAVSLGAVNSINWARIVAQIVYYVSTSLTLSRDGEPVHFCVPTGNFGDIFAGFVAKQMGAPVGHLVVATNENDILNRAMRQGAYKPDGVIATQSPSMDIQVSSNFERLLYIACGRDAELVRELMGSLKEGGFVLPQNLRAAIAPDFSSYRASEEATAAKIAQIWRETGQLIDPHTAVGLVAADGARANGLKGTLVTLSTAHAAKFPDAVESATGVRPDLPARCRDLYARDEVMTVLPNDYAAVTDYIRKAFEN, via the coding sequence ATGGCCGCCCAGGTTTCTTACAGTTCGACGCGCGGGCAGTCGCCTGAGCTGTCGTTTGATGACGTTCTGCTGACGGGGCTTGCGCCAGATGGCGGCCTTTATGCGCCGGATCACTGGCCCACCCTGAGCAAGGCTGAGCTCAAATCCCTGGCGGGGCAGCCCTATCAGGTGATCGCCCGCGCCGTCATTTCGCCATTCCTCGACGACACTGTGTCGGACGCCGAACTGGGCGAGATGATCGACGCCGCCTACGGTCGCTTTGCGCATCCTGCCGTCGCCCCCGTGCTGCAGACGGGGCCAGCCGACTTCATGATGGAGCTGCATCACGGCCCGACACTGGCGTTCAAGGATGTGGCGATGCAGTTGCTCGGGCACCTGTTTGCTGCGCGTCTGAAGGCCCGCGGTCGTCAGATGACGATTGTCGCGGCGACGTCAGGTGACACGGGCGGTGCGGCCATCGATGCCATGGCCAACCGGCCAGGCGTCAATATCTGTGTACTGCATCCCAATGGCCGGATTTCCGAAGTGCAGCGCCGCTTCATGACGACGGTTGAGGCGGACAACGTGCTGAACATTGCCGTTGAAGGCAATTTCGACGACTGTCAGGCGCTGGTCAAAGCGATGTTTGCGGATGTGGATTTCCGCGACGCCGTCAGTCTTGGTGCGGTCAACTCGATCAACTGGGCACGGATCGTTGCGCAGATCGTCTACTATGTGTCGACGTCGCTGACGCTCAGTCGTGACGGTGAGCCTGTGCACTTCTGTGTGCCGACCGGCAATTTCGGGGACATTTTCGCCGGCTTTGTCGCCAAGCAGATGGGCGCGCCGGTGGGTCACCTTGTGGTGGCGACGAATGAGAACGACATACTCAACCGCGCCATGCGCCAGGGCGCCTACAAGCCCGATGGCGTTATCGCAACGCAGTCGCCCTCCATGGACATTCAGGTGTCCAGCAATTTTGAGCGGCTTCTCTATATTGCCTGCGGCCGCGACGCTGAACTCGTCAGGGAACTGATGGGATCGCTGAAAGAGGGCGGGTTTGTCCTGCCTCAGAACCTGCGCGCGGCGATTGCGCCGGACTTCAGCTCCTATCGCGCCAGCGAGGAGGCGACGGCCGCCAAGATCGCGCAGATCTGGCGGGAAACGGGTCAGTTGATCGATCCGCATACGGCTGTCGGCCTTGTGGCCGCCGATGGCGCGCGGGCCAATGGTCTGAAAGGAACGCTGGTGACGCTGTCGACAGCCCATGCGGCAAAATTCCCCGACGCGGTCGAAAGTGCCACGGGGGTCCGGCCAGACCTGCCGGCCCGCTGCCGTGATCTTTATGCCCGAGATGAAGTGATGACCGTCCTGCCCAACGATTATGCGGCGGTGACCGATTATATCCGCAAGGCCTTCGAGAACTGA
- a CDS encoding GNAT family protein, with the protein MARWLSSMSGWGPAGITLVNGAVTLRPPLKTDFEAWQAVMTRDRDVLAPRQPTWPDDHLSLASYRRRLRVYDAEREQSRGFAFHIVATEDDRFLGVLRIAPIHYGAAQSGTLGYWVERESWGQGIATQSVAAAVSFVFKQLQLARLDAHCLPDNIASRRVLEKNGFQEEGTLRSFLEINKVRKDHILYGRVAQSVHGSGGQ; encoded by the coding sequence ATGGCGCGGTGGCTCTCATCCATGTCGGGATGGGGACCTGCCGGGATCACCCTCGTGAACGGCGCGGTCACTCTGCGTCCGCCGTTGAAGACGGATTTTGAAGCCTGGCAGGCTGTCATGACGCGGGACAGGGATGTGCTGGCCCCGCGCCAGCCCACTTGGCCGGACGATCATCTCAGCCTCGCCAGCTATCGCCGTCGCCTGCGAGTTTATGATGCAGAACGCGAACAGTCGCGCGGCTTTGCGTTCCATATCGTGGCGACGGAAGATGACCGCTTCCTCGGCGTCCTGCGGATCGCGCCCATCCACTACGGCGCCGCGCAGTCGGGAACGCTTGGATATTGGGTGGAGCGCGAAAGCTGGGGTCAGGGCATCGCCACCCAGTCCGTCGCCGCGGCTGTCTCCTTTGTCTTCAAGCAGTTGCAGCTGGCGCGCCTCGATGCCCATTGCCTGCCGGACAATATTGCGTCCCGCCGGGTGCTCGAAAAAAACGGATTTCAGGAGGAAGGCACGTTGCGCAGCTTCCTTGAGATCAACAAAGTGAGAAAAGATCACATTCTTTACGGCCGGGTCGCACAATCTGTGCATGGTAGTGGCGGGCAATGA
- a CDS encoding EAL domain-containing protein: MQGNLPTFGIDAYADKLGRLATYAPRELMLTEGAVLGGLAIVAGILIIIALLRRSAMAAVSFSFVSLTGLLLSIVFDRLDFVPTGTQTLIVCLYACGVLLFVTATLRVARENPFVGGIVLMAIAAMLVVGGASALNVIDGWPMARLSLMVTGGMTLLFIIIEFVRGDRASIIVSPGLVLQLLGGGGMAYVASQAGDLTWWMSVGPTVALALGAFYAAVAAQIVVAMHQRGHRPVVNMTVSPAAGAAGAGAAAVSMFEEVHHDDTPAPQRRNRVDVAPEPLTRSRQPVIEEIDDDEPAFDHYDEPPAFVAPEPEPEPAEPPPSRPRHDYAPFKARPAAPEPQPYAAPPAAAGFADDQYSEPVSAQWGRGGDQGLTHRMGDDEYVWDVLADQEVRMGPSFAKLFQIGDGRLAAPEVLRDAIDADSLDEFDEQILGGPEPSTGRFDVMLTTRSGDVVQLEGRRQVDHDGIMVRIAARAELLRAAPVAAPRPAAPLTAKPSLAAAASRTEPPPLTAGPAPTGAVAALQRGEIEAHFQPIVRLSDRKTVGFEALARWRQQDGTIVDASSFVDDIVEAGEGLALADMIIAHAAAALGAWIAEEPGQGQFVTVNVAASDLPKDGLSDLIDQAVKQHSLPPGALVVELTEGRIQSSHSKALAAAKAVRGAGASLAIDDFGIGFSTLSRLQKFHFDIIKTDKSIIENIGKQKKKKSFLAAILTTARKSGAPVVAEGIEDEETAQLLASMGCDFGQGFLFGAAAPLGGGQAAAGGTGSGQGGVGNLR, translated from the coding sequence ATGCAGGGCAATCTGCCAACCTTCGGAATTGACGCCTATGCCGACAAGCTGGGTCGTCTTGCGACTTATGCGCCGCGGGAGCTGATGCTGACCGAGGGGGCTGTGCTGGGCGGTTTGGCCATCGTGGCCGGTATCCTGATCATCATCGCTTTGTTGCGCCGGTCGGCCATGGCGGCTGTCAGCTTTTCTTTTGTGTCCCTGACCGGCCTGCTGCTGTCGATCGTTTTCGACCGTCTCGATTTTGTCCCGACCGGGACCCAGACCCTGATCGTCTGCCTCTACGCCTGCGGCGTGCTTCTGTTCGTCACGGCGACATTGCGCGTGGCGCGGGAAAACCCCTTCGTTGGCGGGATTGTCCTGATGGCCATTGCCGCCATGCTCGTGGTGGGCGGGGCCAGCGCGCTCAACGTCATTGATGGCTGGCCGATGGCGCGGCTGTCCCTGATGGTGACGGGCGGCATGACGCTCCTTTTTATCATTATCGAATTTGTCCGGGGCGATCGCGCATCAATCATCGTGTCGCCCGGCCTCGTCCTGCAGCTTCTGGGCGGGGGCGGGATGGCCTATGTGGCGTCCCAAGCCGGTGATCTGACCTGGTGGATGAGTGTTGGGCCCACGGTCGCGCTGGCCCTTGGCGCTTTTTACGCGGCTGTCGCGGCGCAGATCGTCGTCGCCATGCATCAACGTGGTCATCGGCCTGTGGTGAACATGACTGTTTCACCGGCTGCTGGTGCGGCCGGCGCAGGTGCCGCCGCGGTCTCGATGTTCGAGGAGGTGCACCATGACGATACCCCGGCGCCGCAGCGTCGGAACCGGGTCGATGTCGCGCCCGAACCCCTGACCCGCAGCCGCCAGCCGGTGATCGAAGAAATTGACGATGACGAGCCTGCATTTGATCATTACGACGAGCCGCCGGCCTTTGTAGCGCCAGAGCCAGAGCCGGAGCCAGCCGAGCCGCCACCCTCGCGGCCGCGGCATGATTATGCCCCCTTCAAGGCGCGGCCCGCAGCGCCTGAACCACAACCCTATGCAGCGCCGCCGGCGGCGGCTGGCTTCGCCGACGATCAATATTCAGAGCCCGTTTCGGCCCAGTGGGGTCGCGGTGGTGACCAGGGCCTGACCCATCGGATGGGTGATGATGAATATGTCTGGGACGTGCTTGCCGACCAGGAAGTGCGCATGGGCCCCAGCTTTGCCAAACTCTTCCAGATTGGCGACGGCCGCCTTGCGGCCCCCGAAGTCCTGCGGGACGCCATTGACGCCGATAGCCTCGATGAATTTGACGAGCAGATCCTTGGCGGGCCTGAGCCGTCCACGGGCCGGTTCGATGTCATGCTGACCACCCGTTCCGGTGATGTGGTGCAGCTTGAGGGTCGTCGTCAGGTGGATCACGACGGCATCATGGTGCGCATTGCGGCACGGGCTGAACTGCTGCGCGCGGCACCGGTCGCGGCGCCGCGGCCAGCCGCGCCGTTGACGGCCAAACCGTCGCTGGCGGCAGCAGCGTCGCGGACTGAGCCTCCCCCGCTAACAGCGGGACCGGCCCCGACCGGTGCCGTGGCCGCCCTTCAGCGCGGTGAAATCGAGGCGCATTTTCAGCCGATCGTTCGCCTGAGTGATCGCAAGACCGTCGGCTTTGAGGCGCTGGCCCGCTGGCGCCAGCAGGATGGTACGATTGTCGACGCCTCAAGCTTCGTCGACGATATCGTCGAGGCGGGAGAGGGACTGGCGCTGGCTGACATGATCATCGCCCATGCCGCGGCGGCACTGGGCGCCTGGATCGCAGAAGAGCCAGGGCAGGGGCAATTTGTGACCGTGAATGTGGCGGCCTCCGATCTGCCCAAAGATGGGTTGTCGGACCTGATCGATCAGGCCGTGAAGCAGCATAGCCTGCCACCGGGCGCGCTGGTCGTTGAACTGACCGAGGGCCGCATTCAGTCGTCCCATTCCAAGGCGCTCGCGGCCGCCAAGGCCGTCCGTGGCGCTGGGGCGAGCCTCGCCATTGATGATTTCGGGATCGGCTTCTCGACCCTCAGCCGTCTGCAGAAATTCCATTTCGACATCATCAAGACCGACAAGTCGATCATCGAGAATATCGGCAAGCAGAAAAAGAAAAAGTCGTTCCTCGCGGCCATCCTGACGACGGCCCGCAAATCGGGCGCGCCCGTCGTGGCCGAGGGGATCGAAGACGAAGAAACGGCACAGCTGCTGGCGTCCATGGGCTGCGATTTCGGCCAAGGGTTCCTGTTTGGGGCCGCCGCGCCGCTCGGCGGGGGGCAGGCTGCCGCCGGCGGAACGGGGTCGGGCCAAGGCGGCGTCGGCAATCTGCGCTAG
- a CDS encoding YqgE/AlgH family protein, which translates to MTLRFSNSAATAADSSKSGLSGRLLISLPGLVDPPFDQAVVLVCTHDTEHAFGVIVNKPIDGVVAQDAVKNADFGPSVDGRSVPIFLGGPCDQGHGFVLHTDEYHHATTFVIAGNMGLTANRDALEHLDEARHALSHTKLIAGHAGWSAGQLDDELRRNLWLDLPASHDLIFETSAKDMWSAALAQIGLSPSNLAALASDGNAGTRPLS; encoded by the coding sequence ATGACGCTTCGCTTTTCAAATTCAGCCGCCACCGCTGCGGACAGCTCAAAGTCCGGCCTCTCTGGCCGATTGCTGATTTCGCTGCCGGGACTGGTCGACCCTCCCTTCGATCAGGCGGTTGTATTGGTGTGTACCCACGATACCGAGCACGCGTTCGGCGTGATCGTGAACAAGCCAATCGACGGCGTCGTGGCGCAGGATGCCGTCAAGAATGCCGATTTTGGTCCTTCGGTTGACGGCCGGTCCGTGCCGATCTTCCTTGGCGGCCCGTGCGATCAGGGGCATGGATTCGTGCTGCATACGGATGAATACCACCATGCCACGACATTCGTGATTGCCGGCAATATGGGTCTGACCGCGAACCGGGATGCGCTCGAGCATCTCGACGAAGCGCGCCACGCCCTGTCCCATACAAAGTTGATCGCCGGTCACGCCGGATGGTCAGCCGGCCAGCTCGACGATGAGCTTCGCCGTAATTTATGGCTCGATCTGCCGGCTAGTCACGATCTGATCTTTGAAACGTCGGCCAAGGACATGTGGTCAGCTGCCCTGGCGCAGATCGGCCTTAGCCCGTCGAACCTGGCCGCGCTGGCATCAGACGGAAATGCTGGCACAAGGCCTCTTTCCTGA
- a CDS encoding peroxiredoxin, protein MMIKIGDSLPQMTLMKATPDGPEPLETASYFANRTTVLFAVPGAFTPTCSARHLPGFVERRDDFTAKGVDQVACISVNDGFVMGAWGESANATGQIDMIADGNGEFAQALGLDMDSSGFGMGLRSRRYAMIVEDNVVKALNVEEPGTFEVSSADYVLNQL, encoded by the coding sequence ATCATGATCAAAATTGGCGACAGCCTACCCCAGATGACGTTGATGAAAGCGACGCCCGATGGGCCCGAACCGCTTGAAACCGCATCATATTTTGCCAACCGCACGACGGTCCTGTTTGCCGTGCCCGGTGCCTTCACGCCGACCTGCTCTGCGCGCCATCTGCCAGGCTTTGTCGAGCGCAGGGACGATTTTACCGCGAAGGGCGTCGATCAGGTGGCCTGTATTTCGGTCAATGATGGTTTTGTCATGGGCGCCTGGGGCGAGAGTGCCAATGCGACCGGACAGATTGACATGATCGCGGACGGGAACGGCGAATTTGCGCAGGCTCTCGGTCTCGACATGGATTCAAGCGGCTTCGGCATGGGGCTGCGGTCACGCCGCTATGCCATGATCGTTGAAGACAATGTGGTGAAAGCCCTGAATGTCGAAGAGCCAGGTACGTTTGAGGTATCGAGCGCGGACTACGTCCTGAATCAGCTTTAG
- a CDS encoding DUF4170 domain-containing protein: protein MTDKNKQLLHLVFGGELTSPSKAEFKDLNNVDIVGVFPNYAEAEAAWRSKAQATVDSAHTRYFIVHLHRLLDPDGDGLLG from the coding sequence ATGACAGACAAAAACAAGCAGCTTCTTCACCTCGTCTTTGGTGGCGAGCTGACCAGCCCTTCCAAGGCAGAGTTCAAGGACCTGAACAATGTCGATATTGTCGGGGTGTTTCCCAACTATGCAGAGGCGGAGGCCGCCTGGCGCTCAAAAGCGCAGGCAACCGTGGACAGCGCCCATACGCGCTATTTCATTGTGCATCTGCATCGCCTGCTCGACCCCGATGGGGACGGCCTTCTTGGCTGA
- a CDS encoding 3'(2'),5'-bisphosphate nucleotidase CysQ: MSDPSPSLADDHALLCKAVRSAGAAVVKRFKTRGLKSWHKQDRSPVTEADLEANAILEEMLRAGARADYGWLSEESADDLQRLTARRVWIVDPIDGTRAFLEGRPEFAVCVALVEGTKAVASAIYNPITDEFFEATLGGGAFCNSAPIRASACDAVEQCRMLGWKHLFAHPQWLQPWPAMQVGYRNSTSYRMALVAKGEYDAALALLRKADWDVAPGALIASEAGAIASDHKGKEFRFNGVEPVQRALVCAAPGLYSQLVSRLNHLPADLREVTLSA; the protein is encoded by the coding sequence GTGTCTGATCCATCGCCTTCGCTGGCCGACGACCACGCCCTGCTCTGCAAGGCGGTCCGGTCGGCCGGGGCAGCGGTGGTCAAACGGTTCAAGACCCGTGGCCTGAAAAGCTGGCACAAACAGGATCGCTCTCCTGTCACCGAGGCAGATCTCGAAGCCAATGCCATTCTTGAAGAGATGCTGCGCGCAGGCGCGCGCGCCGATTATGGCTGGCTGTCCGAAGAAAGTGCCGATGATCTACAGCGGCTGACGGCCCGACGGGTGTGGATTGTCGACCCTATCGATGGCACCCGTGCATTTCTTGAAGGGCGTCCCGAATTTGCCGTCTGCGTGGCGCTGGTCGAAGGCACCAAAGCCGTCGCCTCCGCCATCTATAATCCCATCACGGACGAATTCTTCGAAGCCACGCTGGGCGGCGGTGCCTTCTGTAACAGTGCCCCCATCAGGGCCAGTGCCTGTGACGCGGTAGAGCAGTGCCGGATGCTGGGCTGGAAACACCTCTTCGCCCATCCGCAATGGCTGCAGCCCTGGCCGGCCATGCAGGTCGGCTATCGCAACTCCACCAGCTACCGAATGGCCCTGGTCGCCAAGGGTGAATATGATGCGGCCCTGGCCCTGCTGCGCAAGGCGGACTGGGATGTCGCGCCGGGGGCGCTGATCGCGTCTGAGGCAGGCGCCATTGCGTCAGACCACAAGGGGAAGGAATTTCGCTTCAATGGCGTGGAACCGGTACAGCGCGCTCTTGTGTGCGCCGCACCGGGCCTTTATTCCCAACTCGTTTCACGCCTCAACCATCTGCCGGCCGATTTGCGGGAAGTCACGCTGTCGGCTTAA
- a CDS encoding TldD/PmbA family protein, whose product MTEKLDDILAVLLNRATAAGADAADALIYRSVSDSVSVRLGEVEDIERSESRDLGLRVLIGQRQASVSTTDFSDNALNELVERAVAMARLAPADPYCGLADPSLLAEGPFEDLDMFDGEEPPADVLKQRALDCEAAALGVDGVTTSSGAGASVGYGQSWFATSHGFSGSSTGGSHSLSVSVIAGEGTGMERDYDYGSATHLSDMRAPDEIGRCAGERAVKRLKPRKLESQKAPVIFDKRLARSLLSPLSGAVNGGAIARGTSFLKDRMGQQLFPAHMTITDDPFIKRGFGSRNFDGEGIRPAPLHVIQDGVLTTWILNSSQGRQLGLPSNGRAKRGTGGPPGSGTFNFDLGPGEMSPEELYRDTGKGLLVTDMFGPQINPNTGDYSVGCSGFWISGGVVGEPVSEITIAGNLLEMWLHLTAANDFERKGSTNAPSLRIEQMTIAGS is encoded by the coding sequence ATGACTGAAAAACTCGATGACATTCTCGCCGTGCTGCTCAACCGCGCCACGGCAGCCGGGGCGGATGCCGCCGATGCGCTTATCTATCGCAGCGTCAGTGACAGTGTTTCTGTCCGTCTGGGCGAGGTCGAAGATATCGAGCGGTCCGAAAGCCGCGACCTGGGACTGCGAGTCCTGATCGGCCAGCGTCAGGCCAGCGTCTCGACCACCGACTTTTCGGACAATGCCCTGAACGAGCTGGTTGAGCGCGCCGTGGCCATGGCACGCCTTGCGCCGGCCGACCCCTATTGCGGCCTCGCGGATCCAAGCCTGTTGGCGGAAGGGCCGTTCGAGGACCTCGACATGTTCGACGGCGAGGAACCGCCTGCGGATGTCCTCAAACAGCGCGCCCTCGACTGCGAAGCGGCGGCACTGGGCGTTGACGGCGTGACGACCTCCTCAGGCGCTGGCGCATCGGTGGGCTACGGCCAGAGCTGGTTCGCCACCTCCCACGGCTTCTCCGGCAGCTCGACCGGCGGCAGTCACAGCCTTTCGGTCTCCGTCATTGCCGGTGAAGGCACCGGCATGGAACGCGACTACGACTATGGCAGCGCGACCCATCTGAGTGACATGCGCGCGCCTGACGAAATTGGCCGCTGCGCTGGCGAGCGGGCAGTCAAGCGCCTGAAACCCCGCAAACTGGAAAGCCAGAAAGCGCCGGTCATTTTTGACAAGCGTCTGGCCCGGTCACTGCTGTCGCCACTCTCCGGAGCGGTCAATGGCGGCGCCATTGCGCGGGGCACCAGCTTCCTGAAGGACCGAATGGGCCAGCAGCTTTTCCCTGCTCATATGACGATTACGGATGATCCCTTCATCAAGCGGGGCTTTGGCTCTCGCAATTTTGATGGTGAAGGCATCCGGCCGGCACCGTTGCACGTTATTCAGGACGGTGTGCTGACGACGTGGATCCTCAACAGCTCACAGGGACGACAGCTGGGCCTGCCATCCAATGGCCGGGCCAAACGCGGCACCGGTGGCCCGCCCGGTTCCGGCACGTTCAACTTCGACCTTGGCCCCGGCGAGATGAGCCCGGAAGAACTGTACAGAGATACGGGCAAAGGCCTTCTCGTGACGGATATGTTCGGCCCGCAGATCAATCCGAACACCGGTGACTATTCAGTCGGGTGTTCGGGCTTCTGGATCTCTGGCGGCGTTGTTGGTGAGCCAGTGTCCGAAATCACGATTGCCGGCAATCTGCTCGAGATGTGGCTGCACCTCACCGCCGCCAATGATTTCGAGCGCAAGGGCTCCACCAACGCCCCCTCCCTGCGCATCGAACAGATGACCATTGCTGGAAGCTGA